TACTCCCAATACAGTTGACGGCCCCACACGCCAGGACTAAAAGTAGGTTTGAACTTCCCGCATACATTGGGGAAGTTCCAGTATTCGACATATCCAGCATTTATCAATTAAGTAGAGGGGAGCCAAAAAAAGTGGACATTATCGTTTGCGTCAAGCAGGTCCTCGACCACGACATCCCGCCAAGGGATTTCAAGGTAGATGAGGAAAATTTATCCGTCGTTCCACCTGCGAATGTTTCGCCCATCATCAGCAACTTCGATGAATACGCCATAGAGGAGGCCATCCTCCTCAAGGAGGCCCACGGCGGCAAAATCACCGTCCTCACTGTCGGGGGAGATAGCGCCAAGGATCTTCTCAAAAAATGCCTTGCCATGGGCTGTGATGAGGCAATCCTGCTTCAAGATGAGGCTTTTGAGAATTCAGACTCTTTTGGCGTCGCTCGCATCCTTGCAGGCGCCATCAAGAAAATTGGCACCTTCGACATCCTCCTCTGCGGGCGTATCAGCAGCGACTGGAGCCAAGGTGCCACATCTATCGCGCTAGCTGAAGCCCTCGACATCCCAAGCGCCTCACAGCTCATCAAGATAGAAGTGAACGGCGACACCCTTCGCTGCGACCGCGTCCTCGAAGACGGAGAAGAAGTTGTCGAAATCACGACCCCCTGCCTCCTTACGGCAAGTAATGAAATTAACAACCCACGACTGCCTTCGGT
Above is a window of Nitrospinaceae bacterium DNA encoding:
- a CDS encoding electron transfer flavoprotein subunit beta/FixA family protein: MDIIVCVKQVLDHDIPPRDFKVDEENLSVVPPANVSPIISNFDEYAIEEAILLKEAHGGKITVLTVGGDSAKDLLKKCLAMGCDEAILLQDEAFENSDSFGVARILAGAIKKIGTFDILLCGRISSDWSQGATSIALAEALDIPSASQLIKIEVNGDTLRCDRVLEDGEEVVEITTPCLLTASNEINNPRLPSVKGILMASRKQIPIWGLSDVDVDATTVGSTGSTLELTRLYKPDLSGNCEFIEADSLEEAADKLGDRLREDKII